A single Natrialba magadii ATCC 43099 DNA region contains:
- a CDS encoding type II toxin-antitoxin system VapC family toxin has translation MKVLDASFLIDYLDGLGETRDFYESAGGADVRWVMPVPAYAEVLVGEGNLPNGDVDGARADLSWAEVYTVDEQTATLAGEIADEIAPGGPYLDGPDALIAAVGRELDAPVVSGDGELTHTETKKVIQVEEYKN, from the coding sequence ATGAAGGTCCTTGATGCGTCGTTTCTGATCGACTATCTGGATGGTCTTGGGGAGACCCGCGACTTCTATGAATCCGCAGGTGGTGCTGATGTCCGCTGGGTAATGCCCGTCCCAGCGTACGCAGAGGTCCTTGTTGGTGAAGGGAATCTTCCGAACGGCGATGTCGACGGAGCACGTGCAGACCTCTCTTGGGCCGAAGTCTACACTGTTGATGAGCAAACGGCGACACTGGCAGGCGAGATTGCAGACGAAATCGCGCCTGGAGGTCCTTACCTCGATGGGCCAGACGCGCTGATTGCAGCTGTAGGTCGCGAACTGGACGCGCCTGTCGTCTCTGGAGACGGTGAGCTCACGCACACAGAGACCAAAAAAGTCATTCAGGTCGAAGAGTACAAAAACTGA
- a CDS encoding antitoxin VapB family protein, with product MGTADEQIRVSNTVKRELEKRKREGESYNDVLERVLGEKVVGDFYDGFGRWSDEEAQSVREARQKAKEKRKKRMRRRAENSA from the coding sequence ATGGGAACGGCTGATGAGCAGATCCGTGTGAGTAATACGGTGAAACGCGAACTGGAGAAACGGAAGCGCGAAGGCGAGAGTTACAACGATGTCCTTGAGCGTGTGCTTGGCGAGAAAGTCGTGGGCGACTTCTACGACGGATTTGGTCGCTGGTCTGACGAGGAAGCACAGAGCGTCCGCGAGGCGCGCCAGAAAGCCAAAGAGAAGCGGAAAAAGCGGATGCGACGACGAGCCGAGAACAGCGCATGA
- a CDS encoding DUF3006 domain-containing protein, whose amino-acid sequence MGETYTATLDRIVDGQTAVLLLEEDDETVDQLDIDVTTLPPEAQHEGAVLEIAVEASELCEAEYLPEVTQSRKESAQERLDRLSMRLSDRD is encoded by the coding sequence ATGGGAGAAACCTACACCGCGACGCTCGATCGGATCGTCGACGGACAGACAGCGGTGCTCTTGCTCGAAGAGGACGACGAGACCGTCGACCAACTCGACATCGACGTAACGACGCTGCCACCGGAGGCTCAGCACGAGGGGGCAGTTCTCGAGATCGCTGTCGAAGCGAGCGAACTCTGTGAAGCCGAATACCTTCCTGAAGTCACACAGTCTCGCAAAGAGTCTGCACAGGAGCGCCTCGATCGGTTGTCGATGAGATTGTCTGATCGAGACTAA
- a CDS encoding RNA-guided endonuclease InsQ/TnpB family protein, whose protein sequence is MEVRRTVPVALDVDSDDAVLLEDTVDTFLWSAQYVVDHAFEGESVTSSKTTLDDETYDDVREKTDGFNGGLVQAARNKAAEACKSVVTRWKHGKKASKPTFTSPHVVYDHRTATFHDDHVSLATTDGRIEADYVLPDEDSDTPHSEYLFSDEYETTGAELHYRDGNWVLHIHCKKGVEADTSEQETTGNGTVLGVDLGVNNLAVTSTGTFWTGDEFDHWRREYEKRRGSLQQCGTRWAHENIQSVGRKEEGRFKLMMHRISNELVAEARENECAVIAFEDLTDIRERTGASWGHKWAFDRLYEYVEYKAEEYGIDVKQVNPENTSRRCSHCGFTHPDNRAGEEFECLKCGYENHADYNAAKNIGLRYLRRNQTGSDGGAPLGVRLNSGMVNVNGGYSSASPEARTGVHAESHRFSGG, encoded by the coding sequence ATGGAGGTACGGCGCACCGTCCCCGTTGCACTCGACGTGGACAGCGACGACGCCGTACTCCTCGAAGACACCGTAGACACGTTCCTCTGGTCGGCACAGTACGTCGTTGACCACGCCTTCGAAGGCGAGTCCGTCACCAGCAGCAAAACCACGTTGGACGACGAAACCTACGACGACGTACGCGAGAAAACGGACGGGTTCAACGGCGGGTTGGTGCAAGCCGCTCGGAACAAGGCCGCCGAAGCCTGCAAAAGCGTCGTCACACGCTGGAAACACGGCAAGAAAGCGTCGAAACCCACGTTCACCAGCCCACACGTCGTTTACGACCACCGAACAGCCACCTTCCACGACGACCACGTGAGCCTCGCCACCACAGACGGTCGCATCGAAGCCGACTACGTACTGCCTGACGAGGATAGTGACACGCCGCACTCGGAGTACCTCTTCTCTGACGAGTACGAAACGACGGGTGCGGAACTACACTACCGTGACGGCAACTGGGTGCTTCACATCCACTGCAAGAAGGGGGTGGAGGCTGACACGTCGGAACAGGAAACCACTGGGAACGGAACGGTTCTCGGGGTTGACCTCGGCGTGAACAACCTCGCCGTCACCTCGACGGGCACGTTCTGGACGGGCGATGAGTTCGACCACTGGCGGCGCGAGTATGAAAAGCGACGTGGTTCACTCCAGCAGTGCGGGACGCGCTGGGCGCACGAGAACATCCAGTCAGTCGGACGGAAGGAAGAAGGACGATTCAAACTGATGATGCACCGCATCAGCAACGAACTCGTCGCTGAAGCTCGTGAAAACGAGTGTGCAGTCATCGCGTTTGAAGACTTAACCGACATCCGTGAGCGGACTGGCGCGTCGTGGGGGCACAAGTGGGCGTTCGACCGTCTGTACGAGTACGTCGAGTACAAAGCCGAGGAATACGGCATCGATGTGAAGCAGGTTAACCCTGAGAACACGTCACGACGTTGCTCGCACTGCGGGTTCACGCACCCTGACAACCGTGCTGGCGAGGAGTTCGAGTGCCTGAAGTGTGGGTACGAAAACCACGCGGATTACAACGCCGCGAAGAACATCGGCTTGCGGTATCTCCGTCGCAACCAAACTGGCAGCGATGGAGGCGCACCCTTGGGCGTGCGCTTGAACAGCGGGATGGTGAACGTGAACGGAGGCTATTCTTCTGCCTCACCTGAGGCCAGAACGGGAGTCCACGCTGAATCCCACCGCTTTAGCGGTGGGTAG
- a CDS encoding CARDB domain-containing protein: MGTVMLVLVLAAGMMVLPIAGGVATADDGPPEVPAAYYGSVTIDGEPAPEDTIITAVVDGEERDTLVTDELGQYGGPSVDDDKLEVPGTTGDGEVTFLVNGVEAETDPSNVEWESGDIEEVDLEVGDIGEAFIDVEIDTDASNLSVDPNETATVVADLENTEDVKGVSDATFELDGETLATEDEQVFEAGETETLEYSVELADEGEFEAVISTTDASDAVIIGVGEDDPPSVPPAPPDDEPANITVTEADLSATTIDENKSVDVTADIENTGEEAGEAGVSLEVDGGVVDSQNVSVEATSSETVTFTETFTDPGEYNISVNGLEAGTLTVVEDGVTPADIEVVDANVETPEIEAGEEVTVDASLENTGEAEGTHTATLNINDEVVAEEDVEVGPGETATVTLSGAVDDTGTHDVFIDNVEAGTVTVTDDVDDDIPEDDTDDVDDDGIPGFGALVALAAVLGASIVFMRRR; the protein is encoded by the coding sequence ATGGGCACAGTCATGCTTGTGCTCGTACTTGCTGCTGGGATGATGGTCTTGCCCATTGCGGGTGGAGTGGCTACAGCCGATGATGGACCACCCGAGGTACCGGCTGCTTACTACGGCTCGGTGACAATCGACGGTGAACCAGCACCCGAAGACACGATAATCACCGCGGTTGTTGATGGCGAAGAGCGCGACACTTTGGTCACCGACGAGCTTGGCCAGTATGGTGGGCCCAGTGTTGACGATGACAAACTCGAGGTTCCCGGCACCACTGGTGACGGGGAAGTTACGTTCCTCGTAAACGGTGTTGAGGCCGAAACCGACCCATCAAACGTGGAATGGGAATCCGGTGATATCGAGGAAGTCGATCTCGAGGTCGGTGATATCGGTGAGGCGTTCATCGACGTCGAGATTGATACGGACGCCTCAAACCTCTCTGTCGATCCGAACGAGACCGCTACCGTCGTCGCTGACCTCGAGAACACTGAGGATGTCAAAGGCGTCTCTGACGCCACGTTTGAACTCGATGGCGAGACCCTTGCAACTGAGGACGAACAGGTCTTCGAAGCTGGCGAAACCGAGACTCTCGAGTACTCGGTTGAACTCGCTGATGAAGGCGAGTTTGAGGCGGTCATCTCGACGACCGATGCAAGCGACGCAGTCATTATAGGGGTTGGTGAAGATGACCCGCCATCGGTCCCCCCCGCCCCACCAGACGATGAGCCGGCAAACATCACGGTGACTGAGGCCGATCTGAGCGCCACCACAATCGACGAGAACAAATCCGTCGACGTGACCGCTGATATCGAGAACACCGGTGAGGAAGCCGGCGAGGCTGGGGTCAGTCTCGAGGTCGACGGCGGAGTTGTCGACAGTCAGAACGTTTCTGTCGAAGCAACAAGCTCGGAGACGGTAACCTTCACCGAGACTTTCACCGACCCTGGTGAATACAACATCTCGGTCAACGGCCTCGAGGCCGGGACGCTAACCGTCGTCGAAGATGGGGTTACGCCCGCCGACATAGAAGTCGTTGACGCGAACGTCGAAACACCGGAAATCGAGGCGGGTGAGGAGGTCACTGTGGACGCATCTCTTGAGAACACCGGCGAAGCCGAGGGGACTCACACAGCCACATTGAATATCAATGACGAAGTCGTCGCTGAGGAAGATGTTGAGGTCGGCCCTGGAGAGACAGCGACCGTCACCCTTAGTGGTGCCGTTGACGACACCGGGACCCACGACGTATTCATTGACAACGTCGAAGCTGGGACGGTGACAGTTACCGATGATGTCGATGATGACATCCCCGAGGACGACACTGACGATGTCGATGATGATGGCATTCCCGGCTTTGGGGCCCTCGTCGCTCTTGCGGCCGTTCTCGGAGCCTCAATTGTCTTCATGCGTCGCCGGTAA